The following proteins come from a genomic window of Peptoniphilus equinus:
- the mutS gene encoding DNA mismatch repair protein MutS: MSNENLTPMMQQYMEIKKDYQEEVLFYRLGDFYEMFYDDALLASKVLGLTLTKRSNKQEDIPMCGVPYHVSDTYISKMLDAGYKVAIVDQVEDPKLTKNLVKRAVTKIITPGTFSDTDYLSVDNNFLLSYVDHGATLYLAYGDYTTGEIFTTSQTFLSQKEKSQFFMDELSRITPSEILYSSATMPAKDGIYYTHLNETLQKLLPEVRDVLNSDVVTSISKINSPALFMLINYLATTQKVSLQHLKAVHRYDPEEYMTIDETSKYNLELVASIQTRRKKGSLYAVLDNCETAMGSRTLRKWIEKPLRNKAAIISRQDMIKSALEDLMRFDAIRSALKQTLDIERLSFKIASEQLSPKDCVALATSLDQFTKVKSLLTASPDDVLHHFGEKIPDTTALSHLIQNTLISDPPVNLELPFIRKGYDKDLDELYQASEGGQALLLDLETKERKRTDIKTLKIKYNKILGYFIDVTKSFTDKVPEDYIRKQTLVGSERYFTVELKALERKINGSKERAIERQMEILTALRSTIFNALGTIQNVAEYIGTLDCLFSLAQVARTYHYVRPVISDTPQLTIVEGRHPIVEAMGRDIQFVPNNTSMNAETYFLLITGPNMAGKSTYMRQVALITLMAQMGSYVPATAFHWSLVDRIFTRIGASDNLAGGDSTFMVEMKEVANILDHATNASLILLDEVGRGTSTYDGIAIAWAITEYLVTTTKAKTLFATHYHELTQLSTSLSGLKNLSIAVDHDGDQIIFLRQVIEGASDRSYGIDVAKLAGINDAVIARAKIVLDEHENKGQSVHVDVPVQPTHNPVLPFLKNLSEVDINSLSPLESLNLLQKIVEGAKMNYDKYSG, encoded by the coding sequence ATGTCAAACGAAAATTTAACCCCAATGATGCAACAATATATGGAAATAAAAAAGGACTACCAAGAGGAAGTTCTTTTTTATCGATTAGGCGATTTTTATGAAATGTTTTATGACGATGCGTTGTTGGCATCGAAAGTTTTGGGGTTGACGCTGACTAAACGGAGCAACAAACAAGAAGATATCCCAATGTGCGGCGTGCCTTATCACGTGAGTGACACCTACATTTCAAAAATGCTGGATGCCGGATATAAGGTGGCTATTGTCGATCAAGTGGAAGATCCGAAACTGACCAAAAACTTGGTGAAACGTGCTGTAACAAAGATTATAACGCCGGGAACATTTAGTGATACCGACTATCTTTCTGTGGACAACAACTTTTTACTGAGTTATGTGGATCATGGTGCGACACTGTATCTTGCCTACGGGGACTATACCACCGGTGAAATTTTTACAACGTCGCAAACTTTCTTGTCTCAAAAAGAGAAATCTCAATTTTTTATGGACGAGCTCAGTCGTATTACCCCAAGCGAAATCCTCTACAGCTCAGCAACCATGCCGGCTAAAGATGGCATCTACTATACACATCTGAATGAGACCTTACAAAAACTCTTGCCGGAGGTAAGAGATGTCCTCAATAGTGATGTAGTAACATCCATTTCGAAAATCAACTCACCGGCTCTTTTTATGCTGATTAACTATTTAGCTACGACTCAAAAAGTGTCACTTCAACATTTGAAGGCTGTTCATCGTTATGATCCGGAAGAATACATGACCATTGATGAGACTTCGAAATATAATTTAGAACTGGTGGCATCCATTCAAACGCGTCGTAAAAAAGGTTCTCTCTACGCCGTATTAGATAACTGTGAAACAGCCATGGGATCTCGTACTCTTAGAAAGTGGATTGAAAAACCTTTACGAAATAAAGCGGCTATCATATCCCGTCAGGATATGATTAAAAGTGCTTTGGAAGATTTAATGCGCTTTGATGCCATTCGTAGTGCCTTGAAACAAACCTTGGATATTGAACGTCTGAGTTTTAAAATTGCCAGTGAACAGTTATCCCCTAAAGACTGTGTCGCTTTGGCAACATCTTTAGACCAATTCACCAAAGTCAAATCCCTTTTAACTGCGTCTCCAGATGATGTATTACACCATTTTGGCGAAAAAATCCCCGATACAACAGCTTTAAGTCATTTGATACAGAACACGCTGATATCTGATCCTCCTGTGAATTTGGAACTTCCTTTTATTCGCAAAGGGTATGATAAGGACTTGGATGAGCTCTATCAAGCCTCGGAAGGTGGACAAGCGTTACTTTTAGACTTGGAGACTAAAGAGCGCAAGCGTACCGATATCAAAACGCTAAAGATTAAATATAATAAAATTTTGGGTTATTTTATTGATGTCACCAAATCGTTCACCGACAAAGTTCCCGAGGATTATATCCGAAAGCAAACTTTAGTTGGCAGTGAACGCTATTTTACTGTAGAGCTAAAAGCTTTGGAACGCAAAATCAATGGGTCAAAGGAGCGTGCTATTGAGCGTCAAATGGAAATTTTGACAGCGCTTCGAAGTACTATTTTCAATGCCCTCGGTACGATTCAAAACGTTGCTGAATATATCGGTACTTTAGATTGTCTTTTTAGCCTCGCACAAGTGGCCAGAACCTATCATTATGTACGTCCTGTTATTAGCGACACACCGCAGCTTACTATCGTAGAAGGTCGTCATCCTATTGTAGAAGCTATGGGACGAGACATCCAATTTGTTCCCAATAACACTAGCATGAACGCTGAGACTTATTTTCTTCTTATTACCGGGCCCAATATGGCAGGGAAGTCCACATATATGCGACAAGTGGCCTTGATAACGTTAATGGCGCAAATGGGTTCTTACGTGCCGGCTACTGCTTTTCACTGGTCGCTTGTAGACCGTATCTTTACACGTATAGGAGCCAGCGACAATTTAGCGGGTGGCGACAGTACCTTTATGGTGGAGATGAAAGAAGTCGCCAATATTTTAGATCACGCCACGAATGCCTCATTGATTCTTCTTGATGAAGTGGGGCGGGGAACGAGCACATATGACGGGATTGCTATTGCGTGGGCGATTACTGAGTACTTGGTCACCACGACTAAAGCAAAGACGCTATTTGCAACGCACTACCATGAACTGACTCAATTGAGCACATCCTTATCCGGCCTTAAAAATCTTTCGATTGCTGTTGATCATGATGGCGATCAAATTATTTTTTTACGCCAAGTTATTGAAGGTGCAAGCGATCGAAGTTATGGCATCGATGTGGCGAAACTCGCGGGAATTAATGATGCGGTTATTGCTCGTGCAAAAATCGTATTGGATGAACATGAGAACAAAGGACAATCTGTTCATGTCGATGTCCCTGTCCAACCGACTCACAACCCCGTGTTGCCATTTTTGAAGAATCTCAGCGAAGTGGATATTAATTCCTTGTCCCCCCTGGAATCTTTAAATCTTCTTCAAAAGATTGTCGAAGGAGCAAAGATGAATTATGATAAATATTCTGGATGA
- the rbsC gene encoding ribose ABC transporter permease: protein MKDKRAFFEKFRALILLVVFIVIISILRPNFLSSTNLLNVLRQTSINAIIAAGMTFVILTGGIDLSVGSILAFSAALGAFTLVQGYNFIIAVAVSLAIGMISGLFNGVIITKGKAQPFIATLVTMTLLKGLTLVFTQGRPISILQASGLEPYRSIGAGQILGIPTPVYIMAIIFIVCFYVLNNTKTGRYIYAIGGNEEASKLSGINTDKIKIKAYVINGLLAALAGIILTARLVSAQPNAGDGYELDAIAAVVLGGTSLVGGTGTILGTIFGALIIGILNNALNLMDVSSYYQMVVRAIVILVAVLLDRKTN from the coding sequence ATGAAAGATAAACGCGCATTTTTTGAAAAATTTCGAGCTTTGATTTTACTGGTCGTTTTTATTGTTATTATCAGTATACTTCGGCCAAACTTTTTATCTAGCACTAACTTATTGAATGTCTTGCGACAAACATCAATTAACGCCATTATTGCAGCCGGGATGACCTTTGTCATCTTAACAGGCGGTATTGACCTTTCTGTAGGTTCCATTCTGGCATTTAGCGCTGCCTTGGGAGCCTTCACTTTAGTACAAGGTTATAACTTTATTATTGCTGTAGCAGTGAGTTTAGCTATCGGTATGATCTCCGGTCTTTTTAACGGGGTTATTATTACCAAGGGTAAAGCGCAGCCATTTATTGCAACCTTGGTCACGATGACCTTGCTAAAGGGTTTGACACTGGTTTTCACTCAAGGTCGCCCTATTTCCATTCTTCAAGCATCAGGACTGGAACCTTATCGCAGTATCGGTGCCGGACAAATATTAGGGATTCCGACGCCGGTATACATTATGGCCATCATTTTTATAGTCTGTTTTTATGTCCTCAACAACACCAAGACCGGTCGCTATATTTATGCTATCGGAGGCAATGAAGAAGCTTCAAAGTTATCGGGTATCAATACGGATAAGATTAAGATAAAAGCCTATGTGATCAATGGACTTTTAGCAGCTCTTGCAGGCATCATCCTTACAGCCCGTTTGGTATCAGCACAGCCTAATGCCGGCGACGGATATGAATTGGATGCCATTGCAGCGGTCGTGCTTGGCGGTACATCCCTTGTCGGTGGAACCGGTACTATTCTAGGCACTATTTTCGGAGCTTTAATCATTGGTATTTTAAATAATGCCTTAAATCTTATGGACGTCTCGTCCTATTATCAAATGGTTGTACGTGCTATCGTTATACTGGTTGCAGTATTGCTTGATAGAAAAACAAATTAG
- a CDS encoding LysR family transcriptional regulator, producing the protein MEYVYEVYKERSFSKAAKNLFISQPSLSAAIKKVELSLGYEIFDRSTKPIGLTEFGQAYIKAVEEIKEVEENFENYLNDLGELRRGSISIGGTSLFISHALPDLMAKFSAKYPNVDLRIREYSTSELEERLAAGDLDLVIDNFPYDDVNYDATVYLRDNVILAVPSHYKINDVLHDKALSYESIISRQFLDESVDAVAIDLFKEYPFIFLKEGNDTRLKADTIFNDAGFKPNIAFELDQQITSFNMTLNGIGISFISDILVRSTGKNDKVTYYKIDDSFSTRNIAFYYKKNRYMKQATKEFLRMATTMQG; encoded by the coding sequence ATGGAATATGTATACGAAGTATACAAAGAACGAAGTTTTTCCAAAGCTGCAAAAAATTTATTTATTTCTCAACCGTCCTTAAGCGCTGCTATTAAAAAAGTAGAGCTGTCTTTAGGTTATGAAATCTTTGACCGAAGTACCAAACCCATTGGTTTAACCGAGTTTGGTCAGGCCTATATCAAAGCTGTGGAAGAGATCAAAGAAGTCGAAGAAAATTTTGAAAACTATTTAAATGATCTAGGTGAGCTGCGTCGCGGTTCAATCTCCATAGGCGGTACATCCCTATTTATTTCTCATGCACTGCCTGATTTAATGGCAAAATTCTCGGCGAAATATCCCAATGTGGACCTTCGAATTCGTGAATATAGCACATCTGAGTTGGAAGAGCGTCTTGCTGCAGGAGACTTGGATCTTGTCATCGACAACTTCCCGTATGATGACGTCAATTATGACGCTACGGTATACTTGCGCGACAATGTTATTTTAGCTGTACCAAGTCATTATAAAATTAATGACGTGCTGCACGACAAAGCCTTAAGTTATGAAAGTATTATATCTCGTCAATTTTTAGATGAATCTGTCGATGCTGTGGCCATTGACCTGTTTAAAGAATATCCTTTTATCTTTTTAAAAGAAGGCAATGACACCCGATTAAAAGCTGATACGATCTTTAATGATGCCGGGTTCAAACCGAACATCGCCTTTGAATTGGATCAGCAGATTACCAGCTTTAATATGACGTTAAACGGTATTGGTATCTCCTTTATCTCAGATATTTTGGTCCGTTCTACCGGGAAAAATGATAAAGTGACATACTATAAAATTGATGACAGCTTCAGTACACGAAATATAGCCTTCTACTATAAAAAGAATCGTTACATGAAACAGGCTACAAAAGAATTTTTACGAATGGCGACCACAATGCAAGGCTGA
- the miaA gene encoding tRNA (adenosine(37)-N6)-dimethylallyltransferase MiaA — translation MKLFILTGPTGIGKTELSLQLARSWHGEIISADSMQVYKNFDIGTAKIMDRGHIPHHMIDITTANEEFSVYDFQTQTKSLITQINDNNRLPMLVGGTGLYIDSIVYHLSFQAIGKDVQLRKTLEKDFKAYGVTYLFEKLKTLDPNAAHYIDPKNPQRLMRAIEIASSAVRETENLRRENNEYELLYIGLTMPRQKLYERINHRVINMVEQGLIDEVQRLVAVYGEDCKPFRAIGYKEVIAYLKGMISYDEMIDTIQKNSRHYAKRQLTYFRRDQRIHWIDREDPKLLDKILELGKELWDNV, via the coding sequence ATGAAACTTTTTATTCTTACCGGACCTACGGGAATTGGAAAAACTGAACTATCTTTACAGTTGGCGCGTAGTTGGCACGGGGAGATTATTTCAGCAGACTCCATGCAAGTTTATAAAAACTTTGATATCGGCACAGCTAAAATTATGGATCGAGGACATATTCCTCATCATATGATCGATATTACCACAGCAAATGAGGAATTTAGTGTTTACGATTTTCAGACACAGACCAAGTCGCTCATAACACAGATTAATGATAACAACAGATTGCCCATGCTCGTCGGCGGCACAGGTCTATATATTGATTCCATAGTGTATCATCTTTCTTTTCAGGCAATAGGGAAGGATGTACAACTTCGTAAAACATTGGAGAAAGATTTCAAAGCGTATGGCGTAACGTATCTCTTTGAAAAACTCAAGACACTCGATCCCAATGCGGCACACTATATTGATCCTAAGAATCCACAACGGCTCATGCGTGCGATTGAAATTGCAAGCTCTGCTGTTCGAGAAACCGAAAATCTACGCAGAGAAAACAACGAGTATGAACTGCTCTATATCGGCCTTACTATGCCGCGTCAGAAACTCTATGAACGCATCAACCACCGTGTAATTAACATGGTGGAACAAGGCCTGATCGACGAGGTGCAAAGACTTGTGGCAGTGTACGGAGAAGACTGTAAACCCTTTCGTGCGATTGGTTATAAAGAAGTGATTGCCTATTTAAAAGGAATGATTTCCTATGACGAGATGATTGATACTATACAAAAAAATTCCCGTCATTACGCAAAACGACAACTTACGTATTTTAGACGAGATCAGCGAATTCACTGGATAGATCGAGAAGATCCGAAACTTTTAGATAAAATATTGGAATTGGGGAAAGAACTTTGGGACAACGTATAA
- the miaB gene encoding tRNA (N6-isopentenyl adenosine(37)-C2)-methylthiotransferase MiaB, protein MLDNLNLIEDYNTSVSRYIDLLRGEVQGKKACIITHGCQMNEHDSEKINWLLQKIGYEMVSSYEESDLVLVNTCSVRHSAEDKVYGQLGILKHLKSVKKDLICGVCGCMMQRQPSRDYVLDKFENVDLIFGTNNVWKLPELLYRYTQTGKLQIDIQEEKNPLNDAIGADRLYPFKSYVNIMYGCNNFCTYCIVPYTRGRETSRTAESICDEIRSLVHHGTKEVTLLGQNVNSYGKNLTTPVSFSELLRQIADIPDLARIRFMTSHPKDISNDLIQCFKELPNLSNFLHLPVQAGSNAVLQAMNRKYTREDYLRTIDKIKTVNPDIALCTDLMVGFPSETEADFQDTLDLVRQVEYDTSFTFIYSPREGTQAYNRADQVPDDVKHDRFQRLIDVLYPIQEKKNKAYIGKVVDVLVEDTSKKNPDRVVGRSDEFKLVNLTGSKELIGHIVPVKITHANSFNLGGELCQTKI, encoded by the coding sequence ATGTTAGATAATTTAAATTTAATTGAGGATTATAACACCAGTGTCAGCCGATATATTGACTTGCTCCGTGGGGAAGTGCAGGGCAAAAAGGCTTGCATTATTACCCATGGCTGTCAAATGAATGAACATGACTCGGAAAAAATTAATTGGCTATTACAAAAAATCGGCTATGAGATGGTATCCTCTTATGAAGAGAGTGACCTGGTATTAGTGAATACCTGTTCCGTGCGACACTCTGCCGAGGATAAGGTGTACGGTCAGCTGGGCATCCTCAAACATTTAAAATCCGTAAAAAAAGATCTCATTTGCGGCGTTTGTGGTTGTATGATGCAACGACAGCCATCTCGAGATTACGTTTTGGATAAATTTGAAAATGTAGATTTAATTTTCGGAACCAATAATGTCTGGAAGCTACCTGAGCTTTTGTATCGTTACACCCAGACAGGTAAGCTACAAATTGACATTCAAGAAGAAAAGAATCCTCTTAATGATGCCATAGGTGCCGATCGTCTTTATCCGTTTAAATCCTATGTGAATATTATGTATGGTTGTAACAACTTTTGCACTTACTGTATCGTTCCTTATACACGAGGTCGGGAAACCAGCCGCACGGCTGAGTCGATTTGTGACGAAATCCGATCCTTAGTGCACCATGGCACAAAAGAAGTCACCCTTCTCGGGCAAAATGTCAATTCCTACGGCAAAAATTTAACAACACCTGTGTCATTTTCGGAGTTGCTACGTCAGATCGCTGATATCCCAGACTTGGCTCGGATAAGGTTTATGACCTCTCACCCTAAAGATATTTCTAATGATTTAATCCAGTGCTTTAAAGAATTGCCAAATCTTTCCAATTTCTTACACTTGCCGGTACAAGCGGGTTCAAATGCGGTGCTTCAAGCTATGAATCGCAAGTATACCCGAGAAGATTACCTTCGTACTATCGATAAAATCAAAACAGTCAATCCTGATATTGCGTTGTGTACGGATTTAATGGTGGGATTTCCATCAGAGACGGAAGCTGACTTTCAAGATACTCTGGATTTAGTGCGACAGGTGGAATACGATACCTCATTTACCTTTATTTACTCGCCAAGGGAAGGTACGCAGGCTTACAACAGGGCAGATCAAGTCCCCGATGACGTCAAACATGATCGATTCCAACGCTTAATTGACGTGCTTTATCCGATTCAAGAGAAAAAAAATAAAGCTTATATCGGAAAAGTTGTTGATGTCTTAGTTGAAGATACCAGCAAAAAAAATCCTGATCGTGTGGTGGGACGCAGCGATGAGTTTAAACTTGTCAACCTTACCGGCAGTAAAGAACTTATCGGTCACATTGTGCCTGTCAAAATAACCCATGCCAATTCATTTAATTTGGGAGGGGAGTTATGTCAAACGAAAATTTAA
- the rbsB gene encoding ribose ABC transporter substrate-binding protein RbsB, translated as MKKKLLTITVCLMLAMGMVACGQKNEAPANNAAPAAEGETQGTVGLVVSTLQNPFFVDLKTGAEEKAQELGVELIALDSQDDPAKELANVEDLITKQVSVILINPTDSDAVAAAVLRANEAGIPVVTLDRASNGGEVVSHIASDNVAGGKMAGEYILELTGGKGNVVELEGIPGSSSARERGEGFNTAIEGSELTVVAKQTANYDRTEGLSVMENILQANPEINAVFAHNDEMALGALEAIKASGRDIKVVGFDATDDAVKSVEAGELAATIAQQPKLIGSLGIETATKVIAGEQVEASSPVDLQLIKK; from the coding sequence ATGAAAAAGAAATTGTTAACCATCACTGTCTGCCTGATGCTTGCCATGGGCATGGTTGCTTGCGGTCAAAAAAATGAAGCCCCTGCAAACAACGCTGCGCCTGCAGCAGAAGGCGAAACACAAGGAACCGTCGGTCTTGTAGTATCTACGTTACAAAACCCATTCTTTGTCGACTTGAAAACTGGAGCTGAAGAAAAAGCTCAAGAACTTGGTGTCGAACTTATTGCATTGGATTCTCAAGATGACCCTGCAAAGGAACTCGCTAATGTTGAGGACCTTATTACCAAACAAGTCAGCGTTATTCTTATCAATCCTACTGATTCTGATGCGGTCGCAGCGGCTGTACTTCGTGCCAACGAAGCAGGTATCCCTGTTGTAACTCTTGACCGTGCATCTAACGGCGGTGAAGTAGTATCTCACATCGCATCTGACAACGTTGCTGGTGGTAAAATGGCAGGTGAATACATTCTCGAACTTACCGGCGGCAAAGGTAATGTCGTTGAGTTGGAAGGTATTCCTGGATCATCTTCTGCACGTGAACGTGGCGAAGGTTTCAATACAGCTATTGAAGGTTCTGAATTGACTGTTGTTGCAAAGCAAACAGCAAACTATGACAGAACTGAAGGCCTTTCCGTAATGGAAAATATCCTTCAAGCTAATCCTGAAATCAACGCAGTGTTTGCACACAACGATGAAATGGCTCTTGGTGCACTTGAAGCAATCAAAGCAAGTGGCCGCGATATCAAAGTGGTTGGTTTTGACGCCACAGATGATGCTGTAAAATCTGTTGAAGCCGGCGAGCTGGCTGCTACTATTGCACAACAACCTAAACTTATCGGCTCTCTTGGAATTGAAACGGCAACAAAAGTAATTGCTGGTGAACAAGTGGAAGCATCATCTCCGGTTGATCTTCAACTTATCAAGAAATAA
- the mutL gene encoding DNA mismatch repair endonuclease MutL has product MINILDEKTISKIAAGEIIENPAAIVKELIENSIDAQATSITVEIKGTATEGISVRDNGTGIESEDIDKAFLRHATSKMAQFDDLNYLKSLGFRGEALASIASIATVELLTKTKDSVTGSRTLVQHGDIVAQNKIGVPVGTTFYITDIFEHTPVRKKFLKAESVELHRIVDMVKKIALGTPHCAFKLIKNSRILFQSSTSTSLKDHVYSILGNMVAQMNYIEKDFDHYSVKAFFSDNTLYRSQRTEQYLFINGRYIWNVELARLIEKAYRSSIPLDRYPCFVIYLTIDPKLIDINIHPQKNEVKFSNGPMLMQSIRDLAEVSLATTKTFISSHIPSQTASEPLVTIFDLYRDDPEGETTSQIQSEVHDTITPYSDRDDLLDSHDKLRSVPTAQSLKEDTTSMQTARTDLKRIDTDRSDMSKIPDLRKKPLQDARIVGALFGTYIIFEARDGVFFLMDQHAAHERVHYEKFLKQYNDCQVDSQLLLKPEIIGLSAEEMVAFDKLSATLNTVGFDVEVFSADSIIVRAVPLIAPVNFEDFLRHSLLTLTEASTSAYEISPYTIMKKACKAAIKANTTLSFAAIQGLKTSLLACEDPYTCPHGRPTVVRLDQRDLEKLFLRG; this is encoded by the coding sequence ATGATAAATATTCTGGATGAAAAGACGATTTCAAAAATTGCCGCCGGTGAAATTATTGAAAATCCTGCAGCCATAGTTAAAGAACTCATCGAAAATTCCATTGACGCGCAAGCCACATCAATTACAGTAGAAATCAAAGGCACCGCTACCGAGGGGATTAGTGTCAGAGACAATGGTACCGGCATTGAATCGGAGGATATTGACAAGGCATTTCTTCGCCATGCCACATCAAAAATGGCACAATTTGACGACTTGAATTATTTAAAATCTCTGGGATTCCGTGGCGAAGCTTTAGCAAGTATTGCCAGTATCGCCACCGTGGAGCTACTGACCAAAACCAAAGACAGTGTGACCGGGTCGAGAACTCTCGTCCAACACGGTGATATTGTCGCGCAAAATAAAATCGGGGTTCCCGTAGGCACGACATTTTATATCACGGATATCTTTGAACATACCCCGGTACGCAAAAAATTTTTAAAGGCTGAAAGTGTAGAGCTGCATCGTATCGTCGATATGGTAAAAAAGATTGCGCTTGGCACACCGCACTGTGCTTTTAAACTTATCAAAAACTCAAGAATACTCTTTCAATCATCGACAAGCACGTCGCTAAAAGACCATGTTTACTCTATTTTGGGGAATATGGTGGCTCAAATGAATTATATTGAAAAAGATTTTGACCACTATAGTGTCAAAGCTTTCTTTTCCGACAATACACTGTATCGAAGCCAGCGTACAGAACAATATCTTTTTATCAATGGCCGCTACATTTGGAATGTGGAATTAGCACGATTAATTGAAAAAGCTTATCGTTCATCCATACCTTTGGACCGCTATCCTTGTTTTGTCATCTATCTCACCATTGACCCGAAACTTATTGACATCAATATTCACCCTCAAAAAAATGAAGTAAAGTTTTCTAATGGGCCGATGTTGATGCAGTCCATTCGTGACTTAGCTGAAGTTTCCCTTGCAACAACTAAAACTTTTATCTCGTCCCATATCCCTTCTCAAACAGCCTCGGAACCCTTAGTCACCATTTTTGACCTATACCGGGACGATCCGGAAGGAGAAACGACCTCTCAAATTCAATCTGAGGTGCATGATACGATAACCCCCTATAGCGACCGAGATGACCTGTTAGACTCACATGACAAACTGAGGTCTGTACCTACAGCACAGTCTCTGAAAGAGGATACCACCTCGATGCAAACCGCTAGGACGGATTTAAAGCGTATTGATACTGATAGAAGCGATATGTCTAAAATACCAGACTTGAGGAAGAAGCCATTACAAGATGCTCGCATTGTAGGTGCGCTTTTCGGTACCTATATTATTTTTGAAGCTAGAGACGGCGTTTTTTTCTTGATGGATCAACACGCCGCTCATGAGCGTGTACACTATGAGAAATTCTTAAAACAATATAACGACTGTCAAGTGGACAGTCAGCTTCTCTTAAAGCCTGAAATCATAGGACTGAGTGCTGAGGAAATGGTGGCATTTGACAAGCTAAGCGCCACACTAAATACTGTGGGGTTTGATGTCGAAGTTTTTTCTGCCGATTCAATTATTGTGCGTGCCGTGCCGCTCATTGCCCCTGTGAATTTTGAAGATTTTCTACGCCACTCGTTACTCACATTAACAGAAGCGTCGACTTCCGCCTATGAAATTAGTCCTTATACTATTATGAAAAAAGCGTGTAAGGCTGCGATAAAAGCTAACACAACGTTGAGCTTTGCAGCGATACAGGGTCTTAAGACGTCTCTACTCGCCTGTGAAGACCCGTATACCTGCCCTCACGGTCGTCCTACAGTGGTGCGTTTAGACCAACGGGATTTAGAAAAACTATTTTTACGAGGTTAA
- the rbsK gene encoding ribokinase, with protein sequence MKNKVMVFGSFVVDLSSRADRLPTPGRTVRGSSFQMGPGGKGFNQAVAAHKSGADVVTVTKIGKDNFGAFALDTAKTLHMNTEHIIQSDTESTGAALICVDETTAENQILIVPGACESFTEDEIEALVPTLQSCDFVLLQHEVNQDANEKMAQLAHDNNVKVILNPAPVIEFDKNILHHVALITPNETEAEGLTGITVSDLDSARAAKDQLLTMGVEEVVITLGTKGAYIYNSEFDEIIPAYTVEAVDSTGAGDAFNGGLLTALSRGETLKDAAHFATAVAALAVQKRGTAVSMPTEKEIEDFLKTMS encoded by the coding sequence ATGAAAAATAAAGTAATGGTATTCGGAAGCTTTGTTGTGGATCTCAGCTCGCGAGCTGACCGTCTTCCGACTCCGGGACGCACTGTCAGAGGTAGTTCTTTTCAAATGGGACCCGGCGGCAAAGGATTCAATCAAGCGGTAGCTGCACATAAATCCGGTGCAGATGTAGTCACCGTCACTAAAATTGGTAAGGATAACTTTGGGGCATTCGCTTTAGACACTGCTAAAACACTTCATATGAATACGGAGCATATTATCCAAAGTGATACAGAATCCACCGGTGCTGCTTTAATCTGTGTCGATGAAACTACAGCTGAAAATCAAATTCTTATTGTACCCGGAGCATGTGAAAGTTTTACGGAAGATGAAATTGAAGCCTTAGTGCCTACGCTGCAATCTTGTGACTTTGTGCTGTTACAACATGAAGTCAATCAGGATGCCAATGAAAAGATGGCGCAGCTTGCTCATGACAACAATGTTAAAGTTATATTAAATCCGGCGCCGGTCATTGAATTTGACAAAAATATTTTGCATCATGTCGCTCTTATCACGCCTAATGAAACCGAAGCTGAGGGGCTTACCGGCATTACTGTCTCGGATTTAGACTCAGCAAGGGCTGCTAAAGATCAACTTCTCACGATGGGCGTGGAGGAAGTGGTCATCACTCTTGGGACCAAAGGTGCGTACATTTATAACAGTGAATTTGACGAAATTATACCTGCCTATACCGTTGAAGCTGTAGATTCCACCGGTGCAGGCGACGCTTTTAATGGTGGCCTTTTGACTGCGCTCAGTCGCGGCGAAACTTTAAAAGATGCCGCTCACTTTGCCACGGCAGTAGCCGCCTTAGCAGTTCAAAAACGTGGCACGGCAGTTTCCATGCCTACAGAAAAGGAAATTGAAGACTTTTTAAAAACTATGTCATAA